The nucleotide window TTAAATGGTACGTGCTAAATAGAGCTAGAGGATCAAAATGAAACAAGACTTGACTTAAAGTCCTaatataaattttgaggcaaatTAAAGAggttgtatatgtgtttggtCATTGAAAATTGTTGTATTTGCAAATCCTCATACCcacaaaataaaaactatttgAAGGACAAATGAGATAGAGATTTCCTTGCGTTTCGGCGATACAAGTGAGACTACACAGAAATTTCCTCAAGTATAATTCAAAATGCATTTTGAGAGAATCCAAGATGGCACATGAAATTCTGAAGAAATTGCCCGAAGATGTGATTATTTATATACTTTTCAGGCTTCCAGTAAAATCACTCATTCGATTTAAGTGCATCTCTAAAACTTGGTACATTCTCATTCAATCCTCGACATTCATCAACCTCCACCTCAACTGCAGTAAAACTGCTAAAGAAGAATTCATTATCTTCAAGCGCTCTTTACAAGTAGATCCTTATCAACATAAAACTATATTGTCTTGTCTTTTTGGTGATGATCTTAACCCCGTTTCACCAGATCTAGATGTGCCATATTTGGAATCCACTTTTGTTAACGATTATGACCAATTTATTGGACCTTGTCATGGTTTAATAGCTTTGGCTAATATGATTAACACCATATTATTTAATCCAGCTACTAGAAATTATAGGTTGCTACCGCCTTGCCCTAGTGATGCTCCACAAGGTTTTCGATGTTCTGTTGATGGTGTTGGGTTTGGATTTGACTCGATGGCAAATGACTACAAGGTAGTTAGGATTTCTAAAGTTTATAATGATCCTCCTTATAGGGACCCATATTCAAGAGAGCAAAAAGTTGAGGTATATGATATGAGCACTGATTTCTGGAGAGAATTAGAGAATATTGATCAAGATATGCCTAGAATTTATTGGGCGCCTTGTTCTATGGTATTTTACAAGAGTGCTTGTTATTGGCTTGCAATTGGATCGAAAGACAAAATGATAATTCTCTATTTTGATATGAGTACAGAGATTTTTAACACTATTAATATGCCTGATACTTGCAATTCCTACAATGGACCACACTATGGTTTAGTGGTCTCTTTTAGTGGTCTTAAGAGACTCTATAACAATGCTTCGTTACCCTAATTCAAATCTGGAATATGATCCAGCACAAGATTTAATGCAAATCTGGATAATGAAAGAGTATGGGTTGTATGATTCTTGGATGAAGATATACACAATTAGACCTCTTCTTATTGAATCTCCATTACTAATTTGGAAGGATTATCTGATGCTTTGCGAAAGCAGAGAGGGTTCTTTAATTTCCTATGATCTAAAGTTGGATAAAATCCAAGAATTCAATTTACAGGGTTGTCCGACAAGTTTGAGAGCACTATGTTACAAAGAAAGCATGATACAGATTCCATGTGAAAGCAAGGATAGTGCACAAGTTCAATTTTTCTAGACAGGCTACAATTCTTCCAGTTTAAGTTGAATATAATTAGTGCATATGTCCGTACTTTGAAcgattattaaatatatttattttattaatgcaTCTATGGTGTTCATGgtttggtttggatcggttattagttaaaatcaaaatcaaacccatttaatcgatttttaaatttctaaaatcaaaccaaaccaaataaaaaaaataaccgCCGGTTTGGTTAATgtcggtttggttcgattttctcagttttttttcgattttaaattaataaatttgttGAGGACATACACATATCTATAGACACAAACACTTAGTATATGGATAATTCACAAAAAAGCTATGACACGAACAAAGTAATTCATCCAATGTACCAAgtttcaaaaactaaaaaaactcaTTGTCAATAGTATAAAGTTGGGAAGTTCACATACGAGTGGTGTGATCTTGAAGAATTAAGGAAAATCATTCCTAAGCGATGTGAGGTGAAAGGAGAGTGTTAGATTGGTTTGTTTCGGAGTAAACACATTCTTATTCGTCTGGCCCTGCAGGAGGATTTCGTTAACCTTATCTCTAAGGGAGCTTTCTATATCACGTGTAAGGATGGGTACTAGTATATGATGCGGACTC belongs to Solanum stenotomum isolate F172 chromosome 1, ASM1918654v1, whole genome shotgun sequence and includes:
- the LOC125861685 gene encoding LOW QUALITY PROTEIN: F-box protein CPR1-like (The sequence of the model RefSeq protein was modified relative to this genomic sequence to represent the inferred CDS: deleted 1 base in 1 codon; substituted 1 base at 1 genomic stop codon), whose amino-acid sequence is MAHEILKKLPEDVIIYILFRLPVKSLIRFKCISKTWYILIQSSTFINLHLNCSKTAKEEFIIFKRSLQVDPYQHKTILSCLFGDDLNPVSPDLDVPYLESTFVNDYDQFIGPCHGLIALANMINTILFNPATRNYRLLPPCPSDAPQGFRCSVDGVGFGFDSMANDYKVVRISKVYNDPPYRDPYSREQKVEVYDMSTDFWRELENIDQDMPRIYWAPCSMVFYKSACYWLAIGSKDKMIILYFDMSTEIFNTINMPDTCNSYNGPHYGXWSLLVVLRDSITMLRYPNSNLEYDPAQDLMQIWIMKEYGLYDSWMKIYTIRPLLIESPLLIWKDYLMLCESREGSLISYDLKLDKIQEFNLQGCPTSLRALCYKESMIQIPCESKDSAQVQFF